The Paramicrobacterium fandaimingii DNA segment ATTCAGACTTCAGACTGACCTGCAGCTCGTTCATGCGCTGGAAGTCCCACCTCAATGACCCCTCGGTGCCGTACACCTCGATGACGTACTCGGCTCGCGGGCCGATCGCAATGCGACTCGACTCAAACGTGCCGATCGCTCCCGAGGCGAATTTTGCGATCACCAGGGCGACATCTTCGTTCTCGACGGGCCTCTTCTCGCCGCCGGCAGATGTGCTGAAGTGGCTGGCGTTCGCCGAAGTCGGCTTCGCCCGCTCCGTGATGTACGTTCCCGTCGTCGCCGACACTTCATCGATATCGCCCACAAGATAGGTTGCGAGATCGAAGCCGTGCGACAGCAGGTCGCCAAGCACGCCCGAACCCGCGCGATCTCGCTCAAAACGCCAAGTCAGCGCACCCTCTGGATCCGACGAGTAATCGGCGAGAAATGAGGTGCGCACGTTCGTGATCGTTCCGAGCTCGCCTCGCACGATAAGGTCGCGGGCATACGCAATCGCCGGCGCATTGCGGTAGTTGAACCCGACAGCCGTAACGAGACCGCCATCTGATGCTGACTGCGCAATCTCGACGCTTTCGGCAAGGTTTCGCCCCATCGGCTTCTCAATCCAGAACGGTTTCCCTGCCTCTGCCGCGGCGAGCGCGAATTCCT contains these protein-coding regions:
- a CDS encoding Gfo/Idh/MocA family protein — protein: MTARTVGVGLISVGWMGRLHTRSYKSIPERFPELGVRPRLVIAADAVDEAAQQAVNQLGYERATTDYRDVLADPEVDVVSICAPNFLHKEFALAAAEAGKPFWIEKPMGRNLAESVEIAQSASDGGLVTAVGFNYRNAPAIAYARDLIVRGELGTITNVRTSFLADYSSDPEGALTWRFERDRAGSGVLGDLLSHGFDLATYLVGDIDEVSATTGTYITERAKPTSANASHFSTSAGGEKRPVENEDVALVIAKFASGAIGTFESSRIAIGPRAEYVIEVYGTEGSLRWDFQRMNELQVSLKSESNYGYTDVYMSPGHGDFARFQPGGGTSMGFDDLKAIEAALFIESVLTGEQKAPSVHDGLAAARVADAAERSAETRQWVRPAR